A window of Prevotella fusca JCM 17724 genomic DNA:
TTTAGAGGATAAAAAACTTCTTCTTAAGCATGAGAGCCTACCAACAAATATCGTTATTTGTTGAGTAGTGATTCAATCTTATATATGCTTTCTTTCAATTCAGCCTCGTTTGGCGTTGGGTTCTTGAACAGAGAAAGAGCTTCTTCTAATTGCTGTAAGGCTTTCAGATTCTTCTTTTGCTTGTACTCCTTGCGCAATGTCTCAATCTTTGCAACGTTTTGTACACCTCTTATTATATGTTCAAAACGGCGGCTTGAGTGGTTCCCCGGATACACAATGTAGGTGTCGCCCGGTGTGAACAACTTGAAGCGGCTGTCATACATCGGGTTGTCGGTCCAGTTCATCCATGCCCAACGTAGGAAGCCGTTGAAGCGATTGGCAATACAATAGAGTGGGAGGTAGGTTGCTTCTATCGGCTCGTTGTTACTGCCGACATTCGGCATTGCATCTGGGCAGGCGGTATAGGAAGTGCTAATCCAACCTTTTGAGTTTCTCAAAGCAAGGTCTTCTGGTGTGAATTGCTGCTTCCAAGCAATGCAATAGTCGTAGATTTTATCGACAAGTTCTTTATGGTAGTTACCTGCTAACGACATTTTAATACCGGGCGCAGCCTCCTGTGCAATGCGGTAGGCATCTTGCATAGCATCGAGGGCGCGTTCGTCCATCGCTATGACAGTTCTGTCAAACCAACCTTTCTCCTTCTGGTGGGCAGCAAAAGAACGTAAGAATGGAATCCATAAGTCGTTGTACTCTTTGCTGTTAGTTGTCGTTTTAAGTTCCTTATGACTTTTCGATGCCTCATCATAATAGGTGAAAGTCATGTCCCAAGGCACCATTGAAAAACAATTGATGTCTCCATTGATTCCGCAGGATTCGAGGAAAGAAATCCAACGGTCGAAGGCTGTATAGTCATACGACCATGTTCCGTCTGTCTTTCGTGTCGTTTCAATCATCGCATCGAACTTGTCATTGCTCTGTACGCCCCATGGCTCGTAGAAAAGGATGGCTGAAGCGTTGCACTGTCCAGCACGTGCCAGCAACTGCATGTAGGGGCGGAGAATGTCAAGATGGGCTTGACTCCAAGGAGCTACACCGTAGTATCTACTAACTGCGTAGGGTTGTTGCCAGAAATTCAGGTGGAAGTTATTAGAGAGTGTAATCTTTCGATTGAGCACTTTTACGGTGAAAGGGATGGTACTGACCGTTTTCCCGTCTTGTTGTAGCTGTAGGTTTAGTTTGTAGGTGCCAGCTTTGATGTCCTGCGGAATCTCAATTGTGCACCATGCT
This region includes:
- a CDS encoding DUF4091 domain-containing protein, with product MTAWKGERIGLEFPLPETVKGNLKLTMSCSNRLLSTATAHFLNAVITDDFQNCGDHPDSLQTWLMPDIIGDDSIRADDPMYGKAAWCTIEIPQDIKAGTYKLNLQLQQDGKTVSTIPFTVKVLNRKITLSNNFHLNFWQQPYAVSRYYGVAPWSQAHLDILRPYMQLLARAGQCNASAILFYEPWGVQSNDKFDAMIETTRKTDGTWSYDYTAFDRWISFLESCGINGDINCFSMVPWDMTFTYYDEASKSHKELKTTTNSKEYNDLWIPFLRSFAAHQKEKGWFDRTVIAMDERALDAMQDAYRIAQEAAPGIKMSLAGNYHKELVDKIYDYCIAWKQQFTPEDLALRNSKGWISTSYTACPDAMPNVGSNNEPIEATYLPLYCIANRFNGFLRWAWMNWTDNPMYDSRFKLFTPGDTYIVYPGNHSSRRFEHIIRGVQNVAKIETLRKEYKQKKNLKALQQLEEALSLFKNPTPNEAELKESIYKIESLLNK